CCGCTGTATAAAACGTAAAAGAAATTTCAATAGTGCTAATTTTATAGAATGGTACCTTCCCCTCGGCCAtcaaagaaacataaaatccCGTTTGTGTTTTCTTTACGTCAGAGTGAGTTTAGTTTACATCGGAGGGAAAGCTctatgtatgacaacgtctaaaatgaCAGTATTATctacagcagtgccctacttactgagaTAATAAGGTAAATGCACACGAGTACATGCGCCACAATAGGACCTTCTCGAAATGGTCCCGAAGACGTCAGACAAACCACCTACAAATAATCACTCGTAATCAACAAAGCTTCACTAAGTAAAGAAACTTCCGTGCATCAACAGTCGCAATAAAATGGCGCTTCTTCGTTTTTGTTTggcttatgaaaaaaaagaaaaaaaaaagaaaaagaaacaaccaCCAGATGTTACTTTGgggaatggtgcgagtggtttagaaattcaattttcgcgtggttaaatAGGACTGGTCATGCACTCAAGCAGGACCGAATTGAACCAACCACGCCTGCAACTTTTAAGGCCCTTGCTAAACATTGTTCAGTGGCCGTCGTTGCTGCTGTGGTCCCGCTACTTTCCCTCTGTTTCTACTAGAGTCGGCGACAGCGCCTTGAagtcgggcaacgttgtgcagggcaacagtgacgtgagacgttcTGTTGAGAAGGttatttgaagtgcgctaactcaATGTGGACGACTAAAACGTGAATTTATTTTAGAATAAACCTTTTCTCGGCACAAaggtaacactacaaggtttctgggcCACTAATTCAACAATCAACGCTCACTTGATGGTTACCTTTAGTGTCCTACTATTGAATGTGCTATATTTGATTGCCCAATAGTGCCAAATAGCGTACCTTATCATGCAATCGATGGCTTGCAATACAGTATTGGACATTCAGTGTGGCTTCTGATAATTAATAAACGTGGCCTTATTGAATGACAACCTATATTTTTTAAGAACCTGTTCATTTAACTGTATGCCACAATGCCCTTGGACCCATACTAACTTGAAGGGTTTCAGTTGTGTTGGTACTAATGTGCGTGAATTCAATAGGCTTCTTGATTGTCCTGAATCTGCAAGAGCTGTACGCGCCGGAAGAGAATTTGCAATGATGATTGCACTTACTTTGTTTGAAGGCAGTTTTCGAAGTGCCAAAATAAGAGCCATGAGCTCAGCTTCCTTttttctcattattattattattattattattattattattatttaatgcAGGTTGAACTTAAGAACCTGAAGCTATATTACATGGACAATGAAGGCAGCCTTTACATCAGCCGTGTGACAACCGATGCTCGTCAGGCTGTTCACCAGGTGATTATATAAAACATTTATGCTCATACTTTTGAGGTGTGTTTCCTTACATCTCCCGAGAAGTAAAACGAGATAAATGTTACTCTGATGTGTGCATGATGTGGAAGATACAGATGAATGGCAAAGCCTGCCGATTGTTGAGCTGCTTTGTTTTGCAAAGTAAGAATGTTTCAGTGTctcgatatgtggggttgaacgtcccaaagccaccatatgattacgagaaatttcgaccacttggggttgttTAACCtgtacccaaatttgagcacacgggcctacaacatttccgcctccatcggaaatgcagccgccgcagccgggattcaatctcgcgacgtgcgggtcagcagccgagtaccttagccacttgaccactgcgGCGGGTTGTTTCAGTGTCTCTAACCGAAACAATTACACATTGAAACCTGACACACTCTCACACGCGCGGGCACACACGAGTACAAAGTGACATGCACGAACGTACTCAGGCCCTCACAGCAAACATGATAAATTCTGCGCAAGAACGCATAGTAGTATAATTATCCGGATCGTTACAGCATTTTCACCCCCCATTTCAAGCGAAAAGCTGTGACTCCAATTCACGCGGACTTCTCGAGACGGAACGTTCCTAAAAATTGAGGCAATGTTATGCTCGTTGAGGTTGAAATCCGGGGCCCAACGCTTCTCTAGGATGGTGGTCTTAAGTTTCATACCAACTTTGGAAGGGGCCAGCGAATCACAGAGCCAGGCAGACATCATCTGCAGAGCTAAAAAGAAATCTGGGATATACCCAACATAACAAGTAGGTTCACCGGCATCCGCAAGGCAGGGCGAAAATAACGAAAATGAAGAGCTGTCATGCGTCTATTAAAAGAAGAAAGTTGCACAACGAACTCTGACACTAATCAATCTAGTTATACGCGTAATAAGTGATGAAATAATGGTTTATAAATTCAGAATGGGGAGCAAAAAGATACAGCTAGAAAAAGAACACTGTTTATGCCAAAGAAAGAACGCCTTGTTAGCGTTATAGTTCATAATCCACTAATCCGTTTAATCTCATACTTGAATACGTGTAAAATTTAGTGCACTgcgtgcctgtttttttttttactctcgaGTGTACGAAATGCGTGATCTGTGTGTGCCTTTACCTTATATATCATTGGCGCTCGAGGGCCTGTGGTATATAAATAAGAACTACTTGCAGAGCGAAATAGTTGGAATGCAACAGGTGTAACAATGCCTTGTACCTTTCTGAATATTCCTTGTTCTGTGGGCTGCTGCAGTCGCATGATGTCACGATGAGATCAAGCTATTGCTTCGACTGAATTCTGAAAATCCAAAACCGAATTTTGAAGACCTCCACTAAGGCGTGTCACATTATTATAGGGGGGCTTTGTGAcgtaaaacccacatatcaatcaaatcaacgaaCATCCCACAAAATATGCATGAAGAACTTTCCCACAGTGAAACAAGGTCATGTGCAAGAAGTGACAACTGATTGTGAAAGTCACGGGCAACTTTGACTACACCAATGTCCAGTACCTGTGGCATCAAAGCGATGATTCTATATTTATAGATCTACTGACCATTTCTGCACTGTATTTGTACCTCGATCTCTAGCTAATTTTGTATATCAAAACACGTGCCCTTTTCTGCTTCAAACCCATCTTTTTCATATGGTGTATAACCAATCGTTCAAAAAGGTTCCTTTCTCTGTAACAATCACAGGTCATTCAACATCTGAAGGCGGTGCATGGGCTTGAAGCTCAGCGGCTGTGCCTGCCAGAGATGCGATTCGGCCTGCACTTCCTCTCCAAGCTTTTCGACATCAAAGGGACCAAGCCATTGGTCGAGATATACAAGCCCGGCGGGCTCAACCCGTTTGTCGAACTGCTCTACTACCTGGGCGGGGCTGGTCGACACACACTCGTCGCGTTAATTGCGTCTTTCAGGGCACTGCTTGGCCGCTTCCGTTGGACGCAGGAGGGTGAAAGCGTGCTTATTGCAATAGAGAACGCCCGTGACCGGTTTGAGGAGATGCTGGGAGACAACGGAGTTCTCGTATTGCCAGCAGCTACAAAAGCTGCCCCGTTTCAGAATCAGGAACTTTTGTGTCTTGAAGCAGTTAGCATGACGGCTCTGTTTAATCTTCTCAAGGTGCCCGCGACGGTGTGCCCGGTTACACAGTCGGCGGACAGTTTGCCCTTGTGTGTCCAGCTAGTTGCGAAGAGAGGAAACGACAGGCTATGCCTCGCGCTTGCCATGGAAATCGAGAAGGGCTTTGGAGGGTGTATTGATTCTTCGCAGAAACTTCAAGAGCGAgcaaaataaagcttcatttcCTGGCAGAGCACTCTTGGTGAGGGCTTTCGAAGATCACGGGCTTTTCAGGAAAATCATTTCGAGAAAGTGCTCCACAGGCGAAAAAGGCTAGCGTGCGAAATGCTTTTGTACATTTTACTACGGAAGTAAGGAAGCGCGTTGTACAATGATTTGTTATTTTGACAAGTACTTCGATACACGTTGCCACGCTTGACACGTTTCTAGAATCTTCTTATCTAGAAGCACAATAAGGCAATACTTCCAGTTTTATCGCTAGTCCCACAAAATGCCCGAATAAGGGAGGTTGCGATATTTACAGAATATGCTCCTCCACTTGAGTTCCCCTTTTCAAAGGTTCAGATGTAAGATTAGTTTGCATCTTGACGCTTTCTTCAGTGACATTTCCTAGTGAACTAATTCTGGCTGCTCAACGCTGCCCCAACAGTGACGTGATGATTTAGGAAACGAACTGATGGAACTCTTGAGCACCATGAGTTCCTAATGCGTGCGAAAATGTTTTAATTTCTGTGCAACCAAGTCACCACGTTGCCATGGATTACACTAGAACGATGTGACCCAAGGCTAGTTTTTCTATCAGCTTTATTTAGGATGTCAAGAAATTCGTAGTGTCATTTTTACTGTTACAGCATAAGGTACTCGTTCATGCATATGCTGCAAACCGAGAGGCTTCGCAAACTGTAGCATTCAGCTAGTCGACCACCACTTCCTGTTACGGAGGAGGAAGAATCGTTAAGCACAGACGAAGGTTAGTTAACACTTTCGTGACCACGCCTATCCCCATCAATAGTATGGTTTCGGATGTTTACAATTTGAATATTTGCCCTCAACATATACCAAGCTATTTGCCCTGTATcagtggcacctgctcgacctgccaAGTcctggctgacacctaccacgtCATCACTTCGTGCCCTactaacccccttcctttttcaCCCGCTTTCCTCaacccaactagagaggcttgggagaagtacctgctcggctgctcgaccTTGGATGCTCAACACTCTTTGGTGAGGTGCGCTCGAGCAGCGGCCAACTCCATTGgcatcccggaatagggtcttgccccTCAATCATGCAATATGCCGCAACTCTCTGGTACATTTTCTGTAATAAATTGTTtcttctaccaccaccaccaccaccaccaccaccaccaccaccaccaccagcagagAGAGATCCCACTTTGCTGGCTGACGAATTTCAAAGATCCTACTGGCAATTCACAAAATGCAGCCTCTGGATAAAGGAGCTCAATATAACTATAGTTTACAAATCTGGCCAGAAAcgcaccgacgccgactgtctttcccgcgcagCCGTCAAAATCACTGCCGAGGACCgggatgaagacttcagctgtcTTGCTATTCTAGCATCATTTAAAGTGGCTGGGCAGCAGCGCGAAGACTTGGAACTGCAACCACTAATCGAATACCCTGAAAGATGTCAACCACAACCCCCACGTTAGCGTGCGCGTGAATTGCCTTGTTTATGTCTACGTCAAAGACGTCCTATACAAGTGCAACTTTCATACTACGAAAACTTTTTAGCCACTAGTCGTTCCAGCCGATCTCCATGGTGTCATTTTGCGGGCTTACCTCGATGAGCCATCGCCAGGGCATCTTGACTTCGCGTTTACTCTGACTAGGATCAATagcaaatactactggcggaaacttgcAAAAACCGTCACGCAGTATGTCAAGACTTGCACAGCTTACAGCCGGTTAGCCTCAGCATGTAAGAGCCCCTCACGTGCCTTTTGAAAAGGTTGGAAATGATTTTAAAGGTAGGGATGTCTTTTAAATTCTGCCCATCGAGAGCTTCCAGTTTTTAAATGGGTCATTTTTGTTTATGTATCTTACAGATGTTCTAAAATCAAGGCTTCGACGAATGTCAGTCTGGTGGGGAAGAGTCATTGAATAAGAAGGTAGAAACGTCGACCTCAACATAAAacaagtcacagtttcgccgcaagggtgatgcgatgaatgctatagcaacaacttggaatgtaacgctaaGAACAGCAAGCAGAAGGAAACTTGCAGCGTGCtcatcacgcacaaatgacgcatgaaaacaacatataaaatatgagagcgaactaacaacgtttagcGCTCGACACTTAACACGCTGTTAAAAAAACGATGCACGGAAAGTAATCACAAGAGCAAGTGAGTAGAAACTTACAAGCGTTCCAGTTGTTATATTTCGCTGTGTATAAAAAGCGCGCTCTTTGGCGGACGTGCTTTGGTGGACGTGATTCCATGGTGGACATGCTTGGTTCAAATGAACTCCGCTGGATGGCATAACCAGTGTAATTTAACGAGGCGAAAATGGAACgtttgaaccactcgcaccaGTCCCCATAGTAACGCCTGGTGCTTTTTTTGTATAAATCAAATGGAAACGAACAGGCAGCATTGTATTGTGTCTCTTTATGCTTGGAAGGTCCTTTTTATTGCAGCTAAATTGATTACGAGTGATTATATTGTAGTCAGGCGCCCTCACGTCATCGAAGTCATTTGCAAAATATATCTCACCCATGGGGCCTCTCATTTATTACAAATTCGCAATTCCATAAAACACTCCATGTGCTGCCAACACTGGTAAAAAAATAAAGACGGCTGCGCCTAATAGGGTCTACGCGGCACTTTCACTTGGCGCTGAAGTTTCTTGATTGTGGCATCGGATCGCGTTGCTTCGTTGTAGGAGAAAAAGCGCTGGCCGCGGACGGCCTCCTTTTCATCTGCATAAAAGATTTCACTGGAGAAACAGCGAAAATATTTGTGCCGTGCGCGCAAAAATTGAGCCTCTTCGGCGAAACTCATGGAGATTTACTTCAAACAGAAGAACCTGTCAAGTGAGCCCGACGTTGAACAAAGCAACTGATTACGTGTATCGGGTCTCTCCGATAGCTTCTGGCACTTTTGCGTTGGGTTGTTACACCGCTACAGGCAAGCCCTCAGCAGTTTTCAACATAACTACGCTGTGACTCAGGCTGCCGATTTCATGTACACCATTGAGTTCCATTGTCTCATAAAAAGCTCAATACGCATGCAGTTCACTTGATTAAAGAACGAAGCTATGCATGGGCCAGTGTATCTAGAGGTAAGGCAAATCGTAGTTTCGATTGGAATAGaagtgctcctttttttttcgttcaccaaTCCATGTGAGGACGCGGCGCAGCGTGTGTGTTGTTCATACGACCTTCGAGTGGCTCCTGTTTTCTACAATGATCTTCAAGTGAATTTTTCGAGTGcgcgttcagctttgtttgtgttgcatcagtgaaagtgccaggaCCATTTTGAAGCCTAAACTTGCTGCGTGAGTAGACTATTTTGACGTTTTGGAACGTTTTTTCTCCGTAGCCAGCCGCCGCTTGGGCTAAGCCTAACGAGGTAAGCCCACGCCGGCGCGACGACAGCCGTGTCGCCGTTCCCCGGTGCCCTTTTCGCTCTTCTTAGGGCTTAGTTCCAGAAAAATGGAATATCAGGTGGTGGGGGAGGACATCACCCCGAAGAGGCAAC
The nucleotide sequence above comes from Rhipicephalus microplus isolate Deutch F79 chromosome 2, USDA_Rmic, whole genome shotgun sequence. Encoded proteins:
- the LOC119170744 gene encoding fatty-acid amide hydrolase 2-A-like isoform X2 yields the protein MYAGAFVQNAARAMATFFGSCRELLLELGIYLWCTVTRMLFALWFYWKKPLQLPPVTDKLLLRSATSLAADIRNGEDAGSLFWHGRRAVEDAQCVAMLREAGAIPLALTNVPEMCLWCDSNNLVDGCTRNPHDTRRSPGGSSGGEASLLAAAGSLTGLGTDHGGSVRIPAAYCGVFGHKPTTGVVPITGLMPDIGENLAQFLCVGPMTRFAEDLQLMLKVLAGNATDVFRLNEKVELKNLKLYYMDNEGSLYISRVTTDARQAVHQVIQHLKAVHGLEAQRLCLPEMRFGLHFLSKLFDIKGTKPLVEIYKPGGLNPFVELLYYLGGAGRHTLVALIASFRALLGRFRWTQEGESVLIAIENARDRFEEMLGDNGVLVLPAATKAAPFQNQELLCLEAVSMTALFNLLKVPATVCPVTQSADSLPLCVQLVAKRGNDRLCLALAMEIEKGFGGCIDSSQKLQERAK